In a genomic window of Pararge aegeria chromosome 7, ilParAegt1.1, whole genome shotgun sequence:
- the LOC120625351 gene encoding uncharacterized protein LOC120625351: protein MAPTKFGLFKGRSRDQPEPPSMENLLESNTEVVHYEPPDSPVPSTSKGFIGNKDLLPADIFSILSIDDDDDDEILFGSHEKSRPASQCSKLDEQQGDYLQFQNQSSGTSMSTLEDIDRMSDMRDEPDTMALNDDASTTYDANSLQLDESSITESEDMSMYCAMLKKPKKSRSKEQQLTDFDMWQASNIQVMQNLLTRSGTLDEQIKWEAIATARGLCTLTDSCACDDCTGAKFLAGVTDGDGGMGAAPLLTAISVGCTIQ from the exons ATGGCGCCAACAAAGTTTGGGTTGTTTAAAGGCAGGAGCAGAGATCAGCCCGAGCCACCTTCTATGGAGAACCTTCTGGAAAGCAACACTGAAGTTGTACATT ATGAGCCGCCGGATTCGCCTGTACCTTCGACAAGTAAAGGCTTCATCGGCAACAAAGACCTGCTACCAGCAGACATATTCTCCATACTCAGCAtagacgacgacgacgatgacgaG ATATTATTCGGCAGTCATGAGAAGTCTCGGCCGGCTAGTCAATGCAGCAAACTAGACGAGCAACAG GGAGACTACCTTCAGTTCCAGAACCAGTCGTCAGGGACGTCGATGAGCACCCTCGAGGATATTGACCGAATGTCAGACATGCGCGACGAGCCTGACACAATGGCTCTCAACGACGACGCCTCGACGACGTATGACGCCAACTCGCTCCAGCTGGACGAGAGCTCGATAACGGAAAGTGAGGACATGTCCATGTACTGCGCCATGCTAAAGAAGCCCAAGAAGAGCAGGTCCAAGGAGCAACAGCTGACCGACTTTGATATGTGGCAGGCCAGCAACATACAGGTTATGCAG AACCTCTTAACCCGCAGCGGCACCCTGGATGAACAGATCAAGTGGGAGGCCATAGCCACCGCGCGCGGGCTGTGCACGCTGACTGACAGCTGCGCGTGTGACGACTGCACGGGGGCGAAGTTCCTCGCCGGGGTCACGGACGGCGACGGTGGCATGGGCGCTGCGCCCCTACTCACCGCCATCAGTGTGGGCTGCACTATACAGTAA